One Acidobacteriota bacterium genomic window, AGGGCGGACCGACTCCGGGGCGGGGCTGGCCTTGACCCTCTGGGGCGACCCGACGCCCCCCTTCCGGATTCGGGAGGGTTCCTTGGAGGAGGGGACCTTGGACCTGCTCCTGGAGGAGCGGGCGGGCATTCTGGACTACTCGCTCTTCAACGGCCCTCCAGCCGGAGGCTCCGCCGACCTTCTGGGGCTCCCAAGCTTCCCGTCGCGCGGGGCGGGCGTCAACCGCTATCGGGTGGCGCTGGGTCCGGAACTCGGGGGCGTCGGGGCCCTGTTCCTTCAGTGCCGGACGCGGTCGGGCGGATTCTACCAGGCCCCCCTTCACCTGAAGGAGCCCGAACACCCATGATGGTGCGCCTCACCTCCGCGGACCTGTACGGCATCGATGCCGTACCCGTCGAAGTGGAGGTGGACGTCCAGCCGGGGATGCCGGCCTACGTGACGGTGGGCCTTCCCGATGCGGCCGTCCGGGAGAGCCGGGAGCGGGTGCGCGGCGCCATCCTCAATTCGGGTTATCAGTATCCCCTCGAGCAGGTCACCGTAAACCTAGCCCCGGCGGACATCCGGAAGGAAGGAGCCCAACTCGACCTGCCCATCGCCCTTGCCCTGCTCAAGGCCACCGGGCACATCCCCTCCGATGCCCTCCAGGGAAGGGCCCTCATCGTCGGCGAACTGGCCCTCAACGGAGCCCTCCGGCCGATCCACGGGGTTCTGTCCATGGCCTTGCTGGCCCGGAGCAAGGGAATGGCCCTGTTGTGCCCCGCCGACAACGGGGAGGAGGCCGCGGTGGTGGAGGGTTGCCCCGTATTCCCCCTCGCCAGCCTTTCCGAAGCCGTGCGGTTCCTTCGGGGTGACCTGGCTCTGGACCCCCTGCCCCACAAGACGTACAGCGAACTCCTGGAGGATCCCCCCTGGTCCGTGGACCTGGCCGACGTCAAAGGGCAGGCCCACGTGAAAAGGGCCCTCGAGGTGGCCGCGAGCGGAGGCCACAACGTCCTCCTGCTCGGCCCTCCCGGTTCCGGCAAGTCCATGCTGGCCAAGCGCCTTCCCACCATCCTCCCTCCCATGTCCTTCGCGGAGGCGCTGGAAACCACCCGGGTTCTCTCCTCCACGGGGGAGCGCTCGGCGCTTCACGGAGGCCTCGTGTCTCATCAGCCCTTCCGCGCCCCCCACCACACCGTTTCCTACGCGGGCATGATCGGCGGGGGCTCGGTGATCCGCCCGGGGGAGATCTCCCTCGCCCACAACGGTGTCCTGTTTTTGGACGAACTGACGGAGTTCAAGCGGGACGTCCTGGAAAGCCTGCGTCAACCCTTGGAGGACCGGCGCATTTCCATCGCGCGGGTTCGGGGCAAGCTGACCTTTCCCGCCTCCTTCATGCTGGTGGCGGCCTCCAATCCCTGCCCCTGCGGGTACCACGGAGACCCCGCCCACTCATGCCGCTGCACCCCCCCACAGATCCAACGCTACCTCTCCAAGCTTTCCGGCCCCCTCTTGGACCGCATCGACATCCAGGTGGAGGTCACGGCCATGCCGGCGGAGGAGCTTCGCGCGGCCTCGCCCGGCGAAACCTCCCGGGCGGTGCGGGCCAGGGTGCGGGAGGCGCGCCGGAGACAGTGGGAGCGGTTCGCCGGCTCCGCCGTCCACACCAATGCTCAAATGAACGAGCGCATGGTGGAAGCCCACTGCGCCCTGAATAGCGAGGCCGAGGCCTTTCTGATTCAGGCCCTCCGCTCCTGGGGCATCACGGCCCGGGGCCACCACCGGATCCTCAAGGTGGCCAGAACCATCGCCGACTTGGCGGGCGAGGGTCCCATCAGCGTCCGCCACCTCGCCGAGGCGGTCCAGTACCGCACCCTGGACCGGAAGCTTTACGCGAATTGAGCGGGACGGCGGAACACCGGGGTCGAGCGGCTCGGCCCTCAGCCTCCGCCCATGCGGAGACGCCAGGAAAGCCGGCCCAAGAACTCGTTGAGCGGGTTGTCCCGGGAGAGGAAGCCAAGGATGGGTTTCCGGCGCACTCCGATGGTCTTGTAGTAATCCAGCAGACGTTGCCGGTGCGGAGACCGCAGGCGCATGCCCCGGTGGATGGTCCGAACGCACTGGTAGCGATCGTCCTGGGCCATGTAGGCCTTCGCTAGGTTGAGGTAGCACAGAGGCTCGTCCGGATCCTGGCGCAGGGCCTCCACGCACAGGTCCAGCCCCTCGGTGACGGGCGCGCCCAGAGAAGCCTGGATCATGCCCGTATACGAAAGGGCCAGGGCGCTGTCGGGGTGGGTCTCCAGGTATCCCTGGAACAGTGAGAGGGCGTCCGAGGTCAGTCCGCGGTCCGCCAAGTCGATGCCCTGTTTCAAGCGGGGCGGCACATCCACAAGCTCGACGTCGGCCATCTGAGAAGCTCCCAGAAGTTTCGCCCCACGAGGGGTCACAGGAAGGGCGTTTTTACCATTCCGTGATGTTCCCGGCAAGACCGGACCCTTCTCGCCCCTTCGGGCCGGGGGCTCCTGCCCCAGTCCTTTGTAAGTGAAAGTTTATCGCCCACACTCTGCCCCCCTTCTTGACAAGAAAAATCAGCAGGTGATAGGCTTGCATGTAAGTGAGTAGATACATTCGGGGGGCGCCGATGGAGCTGATCGTAGAAGAAAGCAAGCGGGACACGAAGCTTCCAGACATCCTTCGGGCGGCCCTCGAACTCTTCACGGAAAAGGGCATCCACGCGACCACCACCAAAGACATCGCCCGCCGGGCCGGAGTCAGCGAGGGCGCCCTGTACAGGCACTTCCAGAGCAAGCAGGAACTGGCCGAGGACCTGTACCTCACCCACCTTTCCTATTTCACGGCCCAGCTGGACCGCTCCGTCCTGGTGGCCTCCAGCCTTCGCGAGAGGCTCTTCGCTCTGGCCGACGGGTGCTTCCGCTTCTTCGACGAGGACCGGACCCTCTTCACCTACCTGATCCTCAGCGAGCACAACGAACTGGGCCGGACGAGCCGGAAGGTGCGCCACATCCGGCACCTGGTCCGCGACATCCTCCAGGACGGTCAGAAAACGGGCGAGGTCCGGCCGGGCAACCTCGAGATCATGGGGGCCGCCATCATCGGGATCATCATCCGGGTGGCCATTTTCCGCATATACGGCCTGATCTCCGGTGACTTGCGCAACCAGGCGGCGGAGGTGGCCGACGCCTGTCAGCGAGTCGTCTGCGCCTGACCGCGGCCCGCGACCCGTGGTATGCTGATCCGAGACACCGGACCGCTGTGGGCGGAGAACCGCACGTCGTGCCCGAGGGAGGGTGTGGAACGATGGATGCCCGTCAGAAGCTGGAGGCCCTCGCCGCCCAGGATTCCCCTTCCAAGTCGCGCCTTGAGGCGGGGGTGCAGATCTTCGCGGAGGCCGTGGCCGCAGCCCTGAAGGTCAAGCCTGACGAGGTGGCCGTCCTGATTCTGACCACCACGGGAAACACCCTCAAGTTCTTGTGGCCGATGGCCCTGCGCCAGGGCGCCGGCGCCATCCCGGCCGACCACAAGACCGCCTTCGCCTCGGAGGTCCTGCGCACCCTGAAGGGCAAGGTGGACAACAAGCTGTCCGAGAGCAGGCACCTTCGGTTCTTTGAGAACGTGAAGGGCATGGAGACGAGCGGTCTGCCCATCCAGAAGATGGTCGCCCTGCCCCTCGTCCACGGGGGCAAGGCCATCGGCGTCGTGGAAGTGTCTCGCAAGGGGAAGACACCGGAGGACGCAGGCCCGAACTTCACCCAGGAAGACGCACAGCGATTGGTGGGCTTGTGCAAGGAGATGGCCCCTGCTCTTGCCTCCCTCACCCCCACTCCCTTCGTCTGACCCCGGGGGTCGCCCATGGCCCGACTCCTGCAGGAAGGCCGCCCGCCGGGGTTGGCCCTCTGGCTCGCCGATGAGCCGGTCCGCGTGACGGTCACGGGCTCCTCCATGGAACCGGCCCTCCGGGACGGGGACGGCGTGGAGGTTGTTCGAGCAACCCGGGAGGAATTGCGAAGGGGAGACCTCATGGTGTTCGAGAGGGCCGGCGAGGTGACGGTCCATCGATTTCTGGGTGGGAAGGGCGATCGCTTTCTGGAGAAAGGGGATGCCCACGCCCTGGGCGCCTGGCGTCCCTGGCCGGAGGCCCTGGGCAAGGTGGTGGCCGTCTGGCCCGCCGGCGCCCCGTCCTCGCCACGGCCTCTGCCCGCCCCCACCCGGCGCTCCCTCGGCCGTCGCCACCTCCTTCGGCACCTCCTGACGGAATGGGCCGGCGCTTTGCCTGGAGCGCTTTTGAGACGCGCGGCCCTGGGTCTGCTCCGCCGCCTCCCTGACCGCCTCTGGAACGGCGACTCCGGAATTCGAACGGAGACTCCACCGTGAGGCGCCCGACCGGCTCCCGAAGCGGCGCGCGACCGCAACGGAACGCCTCCTCCCCCTCCCCCGTATCGGTCACCGTCGAGTCCTTCGCTTGGGGAGGGCGCGCCGTGGCGCACCACGAGGGCAAGGTCCTCTTCGTGGCTCAGGCCGTGCCGGGGGACAAGGTCCTGTGCCGACTGGAAAAGGTGAAATCCAGCTTTGCCGAGGCGCGGGTGACGGCGGTCCTGAGCCCCTCTCCCCGCCGGGTCGAACCCAAGTGCAAGTATTTCGGACATTGCGGGGGCTGCCAATGGCTGGCGGCGGAATACCCCCTCCAACTGGAACAGAAGGAGGCCCTGGTCCGGCAGGCCCTGCGGGCCCACCTCCCCGGAGCCAAGATGGAGCCCATCGTGGCCGCCGAGCCGGATCGGGGCTACCGCCACCGGGGGGATTTCCACGTCCGGCCGTCCGGCGACGGGGTCCTGGTGGGTTTCTACATGGACGCTTCGCACCGCCTCGTCAACCTGGACCTTTGTCTCCTGTTCGATCGGGCCTTCAACGACCGCTACGCTTCTTTGAGAAAGGCCCTGCGGTCCTGCCCGACGGCCGGACATCTCGCGGGGTTCACGCTGGTCCGGTCCGAGGGAAGGGAGCACTACGCCCTTCACCTGAGGCTCCTGGACGGGACGCCTCCGGAGGAGCCTCTCCGCCTCCTCCGCGCGGCGGAGAACGCCGGACTCGCAAACGCCCTCGTGACCCCGCTTCGGGATCCCTCCAATGTGCTGGCCCGGGGCGGCGAACCCTCGGTGACCTACTTCCTCGCCGGCCGCCCGGGGGGATCGATCGAGCTGCGGGCCGACGTGCGGTCCTTCACCCAGGCCCATTACGCCCTGAACCGCTCCCTGGTGGACTCGGCGGTGGAGTTCCTCTCCCCCTCCCCGGGGGAGCGACTCCTGGACCTTTACTCTGGAATCGGGAACTTCACGATTCCCCTGGCCGAGGGGGGCGGGGAGGTCACGGCCGTAGAATCCAGCGCCTTCGCCCACGCGGACGCGGAAGCCAACGCCACCCGCCCCTGCGGTGGCCGAATCCGGCACATTCACGGCGACGCGGGGCCGTGGGCGGAGCGTTTGGCGAAGGACGGAGAACGCTTCGACGCGGTCCTTCTGGACCCTCCGCGGACGGGAGCCAAGGAGGCCATCCCCGGCCTCCTGCGATTGGCTCCCCAACGGATCCTCTACGTGTCCTGCAACCTGCCGGCCCTGGAACGGGACCTGGGGCTGCTCCGCACGGGCGGATATCGACTGCTCCGCTGTCGTCCCTTCGACGCCTTCCCCCAAACCTACGGAGTGGAGACCCTCGCCCTCCTCGCCCGGACCTGACTGCCGCCGCCCCCCTCGGGTGCCTGCCTCCGGCAGGCGGTCACCCCCCGCCCTCACGCGGGATGCCCGGCCAGCCAGTACGCCAGGTCGCCTTTCATGGCGTAACCCCCGCCCTCGCGCGGGATGCCCGCGAAGGTCCTGGGCGTGTCGCTATTGGGCCTGGTCACCCCCCGCCCTCACGCGGGATGCCCTCTGCGCGGGGGAACCTCCCCGTTCCCCCGCTCCCCCTCGACCGCCCCGGGTTCGAATCCCTCCCCCTCCCCTCGCCCAAGACAAAAGGGGCCTCTCGGCCCCTTCCTTCGTCTCTTCTGGAGCGGGAAACGGGATTCGAACCCGCGACCCCAACCTTGGCAAGGTTGTGCTCTGCCAGCTGAGCTATTCCCGCCCGGACGGGAAGAATACGGCGAAACGGCGGAGGGTGTCAAGGGTGA contains:
- a CDS encoding YifB family Mg chelatase-like AAA ATPase, which produces MMVRLTSADLYGIDAVPVEVEVDVQPGMPAYVTVGLPDAAVRESRERVRGAILNSGYQYPLEQVTVNLAPADIRKEGAQLDLPIALALLKATGHIPSDALQGRALIVGELALNGALRPIHGVLSMALLARSKGMALLCPADNGEEAAVVEGCPVFPLASLSEAVRFLRGDLALDPLPHKTYSELLEDPPWSVDLADVKGQAHVKRALEVAASGGHNVLLLGPPGSGKSMLAKRLPTILPPMSFAEALETTRVLSSTGERSALHGGLVSHQPFRAPHHTVSYAGMIGGGSVIRPGEISLAHNGVLFLDELTEFKRDVLESLRQPLEDRRISIARVRGKLTFPASFMLVAASNPCPCGYHGDPAHSCRCTPPQIQRYLSKLSGPLLDRIDIQVEVTAMPAEELRAASPGETSRAVRARVREARRRQWERFAGSAVHTNAQMNERMVEAHCALNSEAEAFLIQALRSWGITARGHHRILKVARTIADLAGEGPISVRHLAEAVQYRTLDRKLYAN
- a CDS encoding helix-turn-helix domain-containing protein, yielding MELIVEESKRDTKLPDILRAALELFTEKGIHATTTKDIARRAGVSEGALYRHFQSKQELAEDLYLTHLSYFTAQLDRSVLVASSLRERLFALADGCFRFFDEDRTLFTYLILSEHNELGRTSRKVRHIRHLVRDILQDGQKTGEVRPGNLEIMGAAIIGIIIRVAIFRIYGLISGDLRNQAAEVADACQRVVCA
- a CDS encoding GAF domain-containing protein; amino-acid sequence: MDARQKLEALAAQDSPSKSRLEAGVQIFAEAVAAALKVKPDEVAVLILTTTGNTLKFLWPMALRQGAGAIPADHKTAFASEVLRTLKGKVDNKLSESRHLRFFENVKGMETSGLPIQKMVALPLVHGGKAIGVVEVSRKGKTPEDAGPNFTQEDAQRLVGLCKEMAPALASLTPTPFV
- a CDS encoding S24/S26 family peptidase; this translates as MARLLQEGRPPGLALWLADEPVRVTVTGSSMEPALRDGDGVEVVRATREELRRGDLMVFERAGEVTVHRFLGGKGDRFLEKGDAHALGAWRPWPEALGKVVAVWPAGAPSSPRPLPAPTRRSLGRRHLLRHLLTEWAGALPGALLRRAALGLLRRLPDRLWNGDSGIRTETPP
- a CDS encoding class I SAM-dependent RNA methyltransferase — its product is MRRPTGSRSGARPQRNASSPSPVSVTVESFAWGGRAVAHHEGKVLFVAQAVPGDKVLCRLEKVKSSFAEARVTAVLSPSPRRVEPKCKYFGHCGGCQWLAAEYPLQLEQKEALVRQALRAHLPGAKMEPIVAAEPDRGYRHRGDFHVRPSGDGVLVGFYMDASHRLVNLDLCLLFDRAFNDRYASLRKALRSCPTAGHLAGFTLVRSEGREHYALHLRLLDGTPPEEPLRLLRAAENAGLANALVTPLRDPSNVLARGGEPSVTYFLAGRPGGSIELRADVRSFTQAHYALNRSLVDSAVEFLSPSPGERLLDLYSGIGNFTIPLAEGGGEVTAVESSAFAHADAEANATRPCGGRIRHIHGDAGPWAERLAKDGERFDAVLLDPPRTGAKEAIPGLLRLAPQRILYVSCNLPALERDLGLLRTGGYRLLRCRPFDAFPQTYGVETLALLART